The following DNA comes from Elusimicrobiota bacterium.
ATCAGCCGTATTATAAAAATCCTGAAACAGGCGAATATCTTTTGCCGTGGGTCCGACTGCATTGTACAAAGGACTATTATGATATGGTCGCAATCCTTGAAAAATTCCCGAAAATCAGACAGACATTCAATATCACACCATCACTGATGGAGCAAATTATTGATTATACAAACGGCGCTACTGATGATTTCTTAAAAATTTCAAGAAAACTAACAAAAGAACTTTCTAAAGAAGACCGCGTGTTTATCTTGAAAAATTTTTTTATGTGTAACCCGCCTACAATGATAGAACCGTATCCGAGATATAACGAACTGTTCCAACGGCGAGGCCATAATGTTACCGATGCTTACCTAAAAAGAATAGAACCACTTTTTACAATCTCTGATATTCGTGATATCGTTGTGTGGTTTAATCTGTGCTGGATAGACCCATACTTTCAACATCATAACGAAGGGGGAGAAGGGGGGGAAGGGGGGGAAGGGTGGATAATAAAAAACTTATTCCAAAAAGGTAAAAATTTTTCTGAAGAAGAAAAACAACAATTTTTAGATGAGGCGTTAAAAATAATATCACTGGTTTTGCCAAAACATAAAGAACTTCAGGATAAAGGACAGATAGAAATTACAACCTCGCCTTATTATCATCCGATTCTGCCTTTAATAATTGATACGAATATCGCAAGGGTCGCGATGCCATTTGTGTTTCTGCCGAAAATAAAATTTCAACATCCTGAAGACGCTGTCTGGCAGATAAAAAACGGTATCACATTTTATGAAAAAATTTTTGGCAAAAAACCTAAAGGTTTCTGGCCTTCTGAAGGGTCAGTTTCGTCAGAAATTATCCCAGCTATCGCTAAATACGGAATAAACTGGATTGCAACCGATGAGGAAATCCTTTTTAGAACATTGCGAAATATAAATAATCACTCAAAACAGGAACTGCTTTATAAACCTTACAGAGTAAAATTTGGTAATGCTTCATTAAATATCATTTTCAGAGACCATGAACTTTCTGACTTGATTGGGTTTGTTTATCATGCAATACCGCCTGAAAAGGCTGCAGATGATTTTATAGAACGACTCCATGACATAAAAAATTCGTTAGATACTAAAGGGGGGAATAACGAGGGAAATAGACAGCATCTCGTAAGTATAATTCTGGATGGTGAGAATTGCTGGGAGTATTATAAAAATGATGGTGTAGATTTTTTAAACGCGCTTTATACAAAACTCCAAAACGAGGAAAAAAACGGCATTCTAACCACTACTGTCTCGGAATATCTTGAAAAATTTCCACCAAATGATAATGATGAACTTAATGGTATTTTTCCGGGTTCATGGATTAATGGTAATTTCGGAATCTGGATTGGTCATCCTGAAGATAATACCGCATGGGAATATCTTGAAAAAACAAGAAAATTTTTGATAAATAAGTCGGCTACACTGTCTACAAATATACTGAATGCTGCATGGAAAGAAATTTATATCGCAGAAGGTAGCGATTGGAACTGGTGGTACGGTAGTGACCATTCATCAGTTAATGATGATGAATTTGACCGGCTTTTTCGTGCTCATTTGATGCAGGTCTATAAACTTCTAAATGAAAAAAGGGAGGAGATACCTGATTATCTTTATCTCAAAATAAAACGAAGATGGTTGGAACGGGAGGATGGAGAGAGATGGGAAGGCGGTGTGAAGGGCGGAAGGGGTTGGGGCTACCCAATTGATTTTATTAAACCTAAAATTGATGGTAAGGTGACAAGTTATTTTGAATGGCATAATGCTGGATTTTACGATGTTCTTAATATCTCCAGTGGTGCAATGCATCAAACTGCGACCTGTCTTAAGGCAATTTACTGGGGATTTGATGAAACTAACCTATACTTTCGGCTTGATTGCTCTTATCCATACCCGAGAGATGTTATACTAAAAATTATTTTCTTAAGACCTATTCCAAACACTCCATCCACACCTGAAAAATTTATAGAAATTGACCCGAATAGTAATGTTGCCTATTTTAATATTATTCAGTTAAAAGATTTTACAGCAGGTAAAAAAGGAATTGTTGAACTATCAGTTCCTTTTTCAGAATTAGGTACAAAAACAGGCGATATTGTTGAATTTGTTGTTGTAACTGCACAAAAATCAAAAGATATTGAACTTGAAAGATGGCCATATCACTCATCTATAATTCTTAAACATCCCGACAAATTCTTTTCCGAAGAACACTGGTCTGCATAACTAACCCATCAAAATAGTCAGGGCTTCGCCCTGAAACCTGTTTTTGACTGGATTAATCTTGTATGATGAATGCCGGGTAGCAAGGTACCACTTGCTAAAAGACCTTTGTAAAGATAAAATAATAAAAAACTTGAGGGTTGCTCAAAACCCTTGATTAAGATATAGGGTATCGTCGGAAATAGAATTTTTGGTTGGTTCTTTGACAAGCAGGTAAAAAATTGCTCGTCGGAAGAATTTTTAAGGTTTTGTCAAAATTAACAAAATATGGCAAAAGATGGAAAGTAGTCTACCGACGAGAAGCAAGAATTTTTAATAGCTTCTTAATGAACCTGATTTTTTCTGGATTATTAGTTTTTACAGCGGCAACAGCAATGGCTAATACAGTGATATGTGCTAAAGTGCAATGATTAGTTACAGCTTTTAATCCAGTTACCGAAGGATATTGCATATATAACTCTAAGAGTCTTGAGAAGCCTCTTTCTGAGCCTGATTGCAGTTTATAGATTTTCTTGAAGTAAGGTGATTTTGGGTCAATAGCAGATTGGCGATAACTTTTGTCATGTCTTGTATAAGCATAACAACCGCCTGTAAAGAATTTGTGAATTTGATTTCTTGTTTAGTGGCTCTTGGGTTAATGGGTATAAAATCTTTTGCTTTTAGTTCTTTTCTGATAAATTTGCGGGTATATTCAGTATCGTGAATAGCATCACCAAGTACACCTTTCGTGTTGAATTTGAAGTTATTGAATAGTTGTTTGAAACAAGGAATAAACATTTTACATTCAGTCCGCCTGTGGCGGATTTAGTTATTTCAAACACAGGTAATTCTGATAGAGAATCAAAGATAGTATAATTTTTGTAACCCCAGTAGAATTGAGTCTGTTTATCTTTTGACTTATTGGAATTGGAAGTTTGAAGTAGTTCTAACTGTTTTAATTTTTGTTCTTTCTTTTTAGGTTTTTTAGGAGCATTTTGGACAATCATTACACTTAATCTTGCGTCTGGGCCGTTCTTTGGGAATTTATTTTTGTTAAATTTTCCTTCTACGAATACTTTTGGGTTATTTTCTTTAACATTAGCGATTAATGGTGTGGCATCAATTGATAGAAATTTTCCTGTGATAGTTCTTGATGATATAAGAGTTTTGATTTGTGTTTTT
Coding sequences within:
- a CDS encoding glycoside hydrolase family 57 protein, with the translated sequence MKPLYIAIVWHQHQPYYKNPETGEYLLPWVRLHCTKDYYDMVAILEKFPKIRQTFNITPSLMEQIIDYTNGATDDFLKISRKLTKELSKEDRVFILKNFFMCNPPTMIEPYPRYNELFQRRGHNVTDAYLKRIEPLFTISDIRDIVVWFNLCWIDPYFQHHNEGGEGGEGGEGWIIKNLFQKGKNFSEEEKQQFLDEALKIISLVLPKHKELQDKGQIEITTSPYYHPILPLIIDTNIARVAMPFVFLPKIKFQHPEDAVWQIKNGITFYEKIFGKKPKGFWPSEGSVSSEIIPAIAKYGINWIATDEEILFRTLRNINNHSKQELLYKPYRVKFGNASLNIIFRDHELSDLIGFVYHAIPPEKAADDFIERLHDIKNSLDTKGGNNEGNRQHLVSIILDGENCWEYYKNDGVDFLNALYTKLQNEEKNGILTTTVSEYLEKFPPNDNDELNGIFPGSWINGNFGIWIGHPEDNTAWEYLEKTRKFLINKSATLSTNILNAAWKEIYIAEGSDWNWWYGSDHSSVNDDEFDRLFRAHLMQVYKLLNEKREEIPDYLYLKIKRRWLEREDGERWEGGVKGGRGWGYPIDFIKPKIDGKVTSYFEWHNAGFYDVLNISSGAMHQTATCLKAIYWGFDETNLYFRLDCSYPYPRDVILKIIFLRPIPNTPSTPEKFIEIDPNSNVAYFNIIQLKDFTAGKKGIVELSVPFSELGTKTGDIVEFVVVTAQKSKDIELERWPYHSSIILKHPDKFFSEEHWSA